CTGATAAATACCATAGGTGTCATATTCTCCTACGCGGTTATTACCTGTAAGACCCCAGCTCAAACGCAGCTTTCCACTGTTCACAATGTCCTTAACGGGCTTCATGAACTTCTCTTCTGTGAAGTTCCAAGCTAAAGAACCGGATGGGAAATAACCAAAACGATTACTGCCACGGAACTTTGAACTGCCGTCAGCACGCATGGTTGCCGTAGCATAATACTTTGACTTATAATTATAGTTGAAACGTCCGAAATAAGACATCATCGCCCAAGAAGACTTCTCCGAACGCGTAATCGTAGGTGTACCGTCGCTCATTCCTGCCATACCGAGGTTTTCATTAGGAATGCGGATAGTCTTGAAACGATAGTATTCATAATCCGAATTCTGCAGAGAGAATCCCAACAGAGAATTGAAATAATGGCGCTTCTGCAGATTAGTCTGCCAGGTCAGCGTATTCTCATTCAGCCAAGTGGCACGCTTAGCACGGATAACCTGTGCATTCACCTTTTCTATAGATGTGCGACCACCATAACGGGTTTTCGAGTTGTTGAAGTTATCAGTATCCATGCGATTATCTGTATAACCACCGGAAACCTTGAAACGCAATCCTTTCATCAGCTCATACTCTACAAATCCATTGAACTGCATATAGGTCGTCGTACGCTTGTTATATTCGTTGTTCAACGACATAATCGGGTTGAAACGATAGTCGTTGGTGTTGTTCACATCATCATCGGTTGCATTTTCAACAAGGGAATGAAGCGGAACACCCGGCTGTGTAACCGGACGATAACCCCACACACTGTAAAACAGGTTATTCATACCAGAATGTGATGCCTGCGATGGAGACTGCCCCATCTGACGAGCCTGAGAATAGTTGATATTGAAGTTAGCCTTCCACTTCTTATACTTGATTGTCGTAGCCAAACGACCCTGAAGACGATTGTAATTAGACTTCAACACGATACCATCCTGATCGAAATAAGACAAGGAAGCTGTATAACGAACCTCTTCGCTACCACCTGTCAGACTCACATTGTGGTTCTGAAGCGGTGCAGTCCGGAAGATCATGTCCTGCCAATCATACTGGGGAACATTCTTATAATCATCCAAAGTCCATTGCTTTCCATCATAAAGTGAAAGATAAGACTTTTCAACAATCTTCGGATACATTTCGTTCTGAAGTGCAACGAATTGATAAGCGTTCATCATTGGTATCTTCTTCGTTACGCTCTGCCAGCCGAGGCTGCCGTCATAATGCACCTTCGGCTTGCCCACTTTACCGCTCTTCGTAACGATGATGATTACACCGTTTGCACCTCGTGCACCATAAATCGCAGAGGCCGAAGCATCTTTCAACACGTCGATTGATGCAATATCCGACGGATTGATAGAGCTGGCGATACTCGGATCTTCCACTGGAAAACCGTCGATAACATACAAAGGAGAATTCTCCTGCGTCAAAGAGTTATTGCCTCGGATGACGATATTCATGCTTCCACCGGGCATACCCTCATTTGATGACACGTTGACACCTGCCAACCGACCACCTAAAGTCTGGTCGAACGAAGAAACAGGAGTACTCGTCAGCGAAGTGATGTCGGCCTTGGCAACAGAACCTGTCAGGTCGCGTTTTCTCACTTCCTGATAGCCAACCACCACGACTTCATCAAGCACCCTGTTGTCTTCCTGCAGCGTGACATTCATCAACTTGCCCGGTTGGGCCTTCAGTTCCAAGGTTGTATAACCGAGGAAAGAGAACGTAAGAACAGCATCCTTACGATTGGTTTGCAGACTGAAAAGGCCATTCACGTCGGTAACGACACCGGTTGTTGTGCCCTTAACCATCACACTCACACCCGGCATAGTCTCTCCCGTATTGTCTTTCACAACCCCGGAGATTTTAATTTGGGCACACATTATCACTGATGTAAACATCAAAATCAATGACAAAATGCTTCTTTGGGTAATTGTTTTCCTTATATTACTCATGACTAATAAAAAAGGTTATATATAAATTGTCAGTTTGTTTTCGCAAAAGTAGATAAAACGTTTCGTCTGATATAGAACTTTCATACAAAAACATTCCAAATTTGTACAAAACTCCACGAAAGCCACTTATTTCACCATCACTGCTCTCAGCAGCCCCCACTCTGCTGCCTTAGATGAACTACGGGGTTGGCGCTTTTCAGTCGCCACCCCCGTAACCTCTACAGACAATGCCCAAAGCATCGCTGTTCAACAAGACTCTTTTATATGCTTACAACCTTTTCTTTCAATCTTCTCAAGAGCCAGAAGTAGGCCGGAATAAGGAACAGATCGGCCATCAACCAAGCCACAGGGTCAGCATAACAGACACCCAACCAAGCCATTGCCGGCACCATCCAGAGACTCACACCGCAGCGGGCCAGCATCTCCATCACCCCACTCATCATGCTCAGATTGCTATACCCGAGTCCTTGAATGCTGTAACGCAAAATCACAAGCACGCCCAATGCAGGATAGAACCAGTTGGAAATACGCATCAACTGAGCAGCATTGGCAATCACTTCCTGTTCACCACCGTTGACAAAAAGCATCATCATCTCATCGGCGAAAGGATAGATGACTGCCACTGTGAGCACGAAATAGGCTGTCATAAGCCACATGGCATCGCGCACACCGGCCTTTACACGGTCGAGCCTCTGCGCTCCAATGTTCTGTCCGCAATAGGTAGCCATGGCAACCCCGATGTTTTCAAGCACGCACGTGAAAAGGTATTTCACGCGTACCGCCGCCGTAAACGAAGCCACATATACCGTTCCAAGCGCATTGTTGGCACTTTGCAACATAATGATACCAATAGCCGTGATTGAGAATTGCAGCCCCATCGGGACGCCGTTGTTCAGCAGAATACTGATTTTCTTGTTGTCGAATTTGTTTTCCTCACTCGTCGGAACAAGCTGCCTCATGTTGCGTCTGATGAACCTCCAGCAAAGCCATGAGGCAAAAGCCTGACTCAGGAATGTCGCAATTCCCGCACCTTCGACGCCTAATCCCAAAATCAGAATAAGCAACACATCAAGCAACACATTCAGCACAGACGATATGATGAGAAAATAAAACGGCTGCTTAGAGTTGCCCAATGCACGTATCTGCCCTGCAAGAAGATTATAGGCTATCGTGAAAGGAATCGTGCAGAATTGCAGGAAAAGAAACACGTAAGCATCATGAAACACATCGGCCGGTGTGTTTACGAGGTTCAGAATCTTCTCACACAGCACACAGGAGAGAAGTGTAATCACCACGGCCAACACGACAGCTATGCGGATTGCATTGCTCACATAGCATCGCATCTTGTGGTGATCGCCCGCACCAAAGGCCTGTGCTATAGGAATAGCAAAGCCAGCACACGCACCGTTGCAGAAGCCCATGATAAGGAACATGATACTGCTTGAAGCTCCCACAGCAGCCAATGCACCGACCCCTATCCAGCGTCCCACAATCACCGCATCGATAATCAGATACAACTGTTGGAGGATATAGCCCAAAACGAGGGGCGTAGCAAATGTCAGAATGGCGCGGAAAGGTGCACCGGAAGTCATGCTCAATTCGTTTTTCATCATCTTTTGTTTGGGTTCCATTTGGGATTTGTTCATTGATTTGCTTATATTTCCTCAATTGCAATGCAATGGATTTCATTCGTCTGCAGGATGCTCTTTTCATCTGCAAAAATACGAAAAACAACACATAAATGATTATCTTTGCAGCATGGAAATGATTGCCTTGGAACATTTAACCATCGGATATAAGGGCAAAGCGGTGGCTGCCGACCTGCAAGCAGCCCTGCATGCGGGCGAGTTCACGTGCTTGATAGGCCCGAACGGTGTCGGGAAATCCACGCTGTTGCGCACGCTCTCGGGTTTTCTTCCTCCGCTGAAAGGCTGTGTAAAGCTCAACGGAGAAGACATTTCTTCGCTCAGGCCCCATGAACTCGCACAGCGGATTGGCCTTGTACTCACGACAAAAGTGGATGCAGGAAACATCACGGTGACCGAGCTTGTCAGCATGGGACGCTATCCTTACACGGGTTTCTTTGGTCATTTGCACGATGCCGACTGCCAAATTGTCAATGAAGCCATGGCCATGGTGGGCATAACACCACTGAAATCTCGACTCATCCACACGCTGAGTGACGGCGAACGACAGAAGACAATGATTGCAAAGGCATTGGCTCAGCAGACTCCGGTGATATTCCTCGACGAGCCAACGGCCTTTCTTGATTTCCCGAGCAAGGTCAGCATGATGCAGCTGCTGCACCAATTGGCCCACAGACTCAACAAAACCATCCTCCTTTCCACCCACGATATCGAACAGGCTTTGCAGGTTGCCGACCGCCTTTGGCTGCTTGACAATGGCGTGCTCCACGTAGGAACGCCACGTGAATTGGCCGACAATGGCTCACTTGCACGCTTTATCGAGCAAGGGAAAATCATGTTTGACGCAGTAAACATGCGCATCAACATAGGATAAAGCCTTTCACTTTTCTATCTTCTTCCCCTTTTATCTTCCTTAAACTCCAATTCCAACTGTATCCATTCCGGTGCGGCATCCCCGTCTTCTCCACCGGGATTAGACACCGAAAGCCCCATGAGACGAATGGCATGTGCATTGTCATAATGAACAAGATGAAGCAACCGCTTGGCCAAGGGAAGGATATCATCCTTGGTTTTCAACAGCTTTCGTCCCGTGATGCTGCGCGTAATCTGCTTGAAATCGGCGTATTTGATTTTCAAAGTCAATGTCTTTCCTTCGAAATTCCCCTTTTCGATACGCGCCGTAAGCTCAAGAACCAAGTGGTAAAGTTCTATCAATAAGGCCGAAGGCAAACTGATATCTTCGAGAAAAGTCTGCTCACAACCCACGGATTTCCGCGTGCGTTCAACCACGACAGGACGCTCATCAATACCTCGGGCATAGTTATAGAACGCCGGGCCTGACTTTCCAAAGACCATCTTCAGATGCTCGAGCGAACATGCCCGCAGTTGAAGCGCATTGAATATCCCCATGCGATGCATGCGCCGTGCAGTCTTCGGGCCAACGCCCCACAGGTCTTCCACAGGCAGTTTTGCCACGAAGTTCATCGCCTTGTCAGGGTGAATAGTACAGAGTCCGTCGGGTTTTCGATAGTCAGAAGCTATCTTCGCCAAGAGTTTATTATACGAAATACCCGCCGAAGCCGTAAGACCTAATTCGTCTTTGATGCGTTGTTTAATCTCTTTGGCAATGTCGACAGCAAGCGAAATACCCTTTTTGTTGACGGTTACATCAAGGAACGCCTCATCAAGAGACAGGGGTTCGATGATATCTGTGTAGTCATGGAAGATGCCATGCAACTGCTCCGACACCTCCCTGTAATGCTGATAGTTGCCTTCTACGACGATAAGTTCCCTGCATAACCGCTTGGCTAACTGCACCGACATGGCCGAACGAACACCAAACTTGCGTGCTTCGTAACTGGCAGTACACACAACACCGCGCGCACCGTCATAGCCCACGGCTATTGGTTTGCCGCGGAGTTCGGGCCGATCTCTTTGCTCTACGCTGGCAAAGAAAGCGTCCATGTCGATATGAATGATTTTGCGCATAAGTATAAAAGCCCCTTTCTATCTCCTTCTGTGGAAGAAAATGCGAGCCTAAAAGCTCCTTGATAAGAGCACAGTGGCTTTCAAAGCCCTCGTAACTGACCAAGCATTATATTACATTCAACAACACTTTCATTATCAACAACCTACAAATATCATTCCAATCTGCATCAAATGAGCCTGTCATCTGCGTCAAATCGCACTGTAACTTGATGCAAATGACGCGCTAATCTGCGTCAAGTTACGCGGCAATCTGACGCAAGTTACAAAACAGTTTCATACTGCAAAGATTACGCCTTCATTGCTTTACTTTTACCTTATCCCTCTTCTCTTTTTGCTTTTTTACCTTTTCCTCTGCTTCCCTTTATGATTTTTTGTGTATTTTTGCAGGCAGAAACAAGGATAAATGCAGGCAGGAAAGATTGCCCGCACACAAAAAACATAAAGAAAAATGGCTTTGAAATGTGGAATTGTAGGCCTGCCAAACGTGGGAAAGTCTACGCTGTTCAACTGTCTGTCGAGTGCCAAGGCACAGTCGGCAAACTTCCCTTTTTGTACGATTGAGCCGAATTTGGGTGTGATTACGGTGCCCGATGAGCGACTCAACAAGCTTGCTGAGATTGTTCATCCGGGGCGGATTGTACCTGCTACGTGTGAGATTGTCGATATTGCCGGGCTTGTCAAGGGTGCTTCCAAAGGCGAAGGACTCGGCAATAAGTTCTTGGGAAACATTCGTGAATGCGATGCAATCATTCATGTCATCCGCTGTTTTGATGACGATAACATTGTGCGTGAAGGCGGCATGGCGGTTGACCCACTTGAAGACAAGAGCATCATTGACACCGAGCTACAGCTGAAAGACCTTGAAACGATTGATGCCCAGCTCAGTAAACAGCAGAAAGCTGCGGCTGCAGGCAACAAGGATGCCAAATTGATGTGCACGGTTCTGGAAGCTTATAAGGCTGTGCTTGAGCAGGGAAAGAATGCGCGTGAGGTGACATTTGAAAGCAAAGATGAGCAGCAGGCAGCCCATGATCTCTTCCTGTTGACCACGAAACCTGTGCTCTACGTATGCAATGTAGATGAAGCAAGCGCTAAAACGGGCAACGATTATTCACGTCGTGTGGAGGAAATGGCAGCCCAAGAAGGAGCTGAAGCCATGGTGATTGCAGCCAAGACCGAGGAAGATATCGCTTCTTTGGAAACCTATGAAGACAAGCAGATGTTCCTCGAAGAGTTGGGATTGGAGCAGAGTGGTGTCAACCGTCTTATCCAAAAGGCCTACGCTTTGCTTAATCTTGAAACGTTTATCACGGCAGGCGAAATGGAAGTAAAAGCCTGGACGTATCACAAAGGCTGGAAAGCGCCACAGTGTGCAGGTGTAATTCACACCGATTTTGAAAAGGGTTTCATCCGTGCCGAGGTCATCAAATACGATGATTACATTAAGTATGGCTCGGAAACTGCAGTCAGAGAAGCTGGTAAACTCGGTATCGAAGGTAAGGAATACGTTGTGCAGGACGGTGACATCATGCACTTTAGGTTTAATGTGTAATACCAAACACACCCTAAAACCCACCCCAACCCTCCCAAAGGGAGGGAGTAAGAAATTGAGTATCTCTCCTTACCTTTATGGAATTTAAGAAGTATGCATTGGCTAAAGTTCCATACTGTTCAGAATTCAATGCCAGGAGTTGGGAAGAAAATCTATAGAAGAAACATATATAGAACCTCATAAGTAACAAGTATAATATCTTTGATTATCACATATAAATAATTATTTCTAAAATTATATACTAAGCCTACAAATGCGCACTCCCTCCCTTTGGGAGGGTTGGGGTGGGTTTCGAGGTTGGTTATATTTATTTTTTCTTATGCTAAACTACATCATCTGGAATCCCAATATCTATTTCTTTCAGATAGGGAATTGGGGCATTCGCTGGTATTCAATATGCTGGCTGATTGGACTTGTCGGTGCCTATTTCATGGTACGTTGGTTGTTCTACCATCAGAATATCGCTGTGCGGACGGTGATGGTGAACGGGAAAAAGCAGGAGGAAAACGTATTCGATCCGCTCTTTCTCTATTGTTTCTTAGGCATATTGATTGGTGCCCGGCTCGGTCATTGCCTCTTCTATCAACCCGATTACTTCCTCACTTCGGGCACACACTTCCTTGAAATGTTCATCCCTTTCAAGAACATGCCCGACGGTTCATGGCATTTCGTGGGCTATGAAGGGTTGGCAAGCCACGGGGGAACCCTCGGATTGATGTTCGCCTTGTGGCTCTATAGCCGCAAATATAAGGTGAAATTGTGGCAGTTGTTAGACGATATCGCCATTGCAACCCCTATCACCGCCTGTTTCATTCGACTTGGAAACTTGATGAATAGCGAGATTATCGGCAAGGTGACTGATGTGTCTTGGGCTTTCATCTTCGAAAAAGTAGACAAATATCCGCGTCATCCCGGCCAACTGTATGAGGCCATTGCCTATGCCGTTATCTTCTTTGTGGGTTGGTATTTCTATCGAAAGCGCAAACTTCCTGTAGGTAAAGGTTTCTATTTCGGCCTTTGCATCACGCTGATTTTCGCATTCCGTTTCTTCATTGAATACACCAAAGACATTCAAGTGGGCTTTGAGTCAGGCATGCTCTTCAACATGGGACAGCTGCTCAGTGTGCCCTTTGTGGCTCTTGGCATCTGGTGCATGATGAGAGCACGAAAGTGAAACAGGAGCCTCTCCCAGACCCTCCAAGGAGGGGAGTGCTGGCTTGTAGTTTCACCAACTCTGCTTAATTTTGACGGTGTTCAATAACCTTTATAGCATGTAGCTACGTAAATACATGGATAAACACTCTGCTGTGATAATGGTAAATGGCATTTCATGCATATATAGCTACGTGAATACATGAATAAACTCCCTCCGTTCGAGATAAGCAATTGAAATTATTCAAAAGCAAAGATTTATCCCCAATTAGTGCACCCAAAATCTGTTTGCATGGTAATTTGCCGTAGATTACGCTGCAACTTAACCCATTTTACCATGTAATCTACGTCAAAATGCGTGGTAACTCCATTCACTTTACGCGGTAAAGTGAATGGAGTTGCATCGCACAAGGAAGGAAAACAAGGCCTCACCCCCAGCCCTTTGCTAAGAAGGAATGAGGGAAACAAAGCCTCACCCCCAGCCCCTCTCCAAGGAGAGGGGAGTAATATGTTCTCTAATTATATTGTATTAAAAACTTCATTTCCTAAGCATTTCACTCCCCTCTCCTTGGAGAGGGGTTGGGGGTGAGGCTTTAATTTCCCTCTACACTCCTCGAATATCGCAATCAGTTCGTCGACTTTCGTGGCACGAAGCATGGCGATACGCGTTTGTTTGAAATCGGGAATGCCTTTGAAAATAGGACTCGAAGCAAGGTGACGACGCGTGTGGATAATGCCTCGATACACATCGATGCGTTCCACATTAATACGGAGTTGTTCCTCAAGAATGTCGATTTTGTCGTCTATGGTCAAAGGGCTTGACGTGGTGTTATCAATAAAATCGCGCATCTCTTTGAATACCCATGGGCGGCCAAATGTGGCACGTCCCACCATAACCGCATCTACACCATAATCATCAAAGGCACGTTTGGCTTCTTCGGGAGTAGTGATGTCGCCGTTACCGATAATGGGAATATGTATTCGAGGGTTGCTTTTCACCTTGCCTATCAAGGTCCAATCGGCCTCACCGGTGTACATCTGGGCACGCGTGCGGCCATGGATTGTGAGCGCTTGTATGCCACAATCCTGCAGTTGTTCAGCCAAATCAGTGATAATAAGACTGTCATTATCCCACCCCAAACGCGTCTTCACGGTGACCGGAGTGCTGACAGCTTTCACCACGTTTCGCGTGATGTCAAGCAGCAACGGTATGTTGCGAAGCATGCCCGAACCGGCCCCCTTGCCGGCTACTTTCTTTACCGGACAGCCGAAATTCAAGTCAATCAAATCGGGTTTCACCTGTTCAACAATCTTTGCAGCCTCAACCATTGACTCGACATCCCGACCGTAAATCTGAATTCCAACAGGGCGTTCGGCATCATTGATGGTCATCTTATCAAGCGTCGACTTGATGCTTCTGATAATGGCATCTGCCGACACAAACTCTGTATAAACCATTGCTGCACCATACTGTTTGCAAAGCATTCGAAAGCCAATGTCGGTCACATCTTCCATCGGAGCGAGGAAAAGCGGACGCTCACCAAAGTCTAATTTGCCTATTTTCATACGCCCGCAAAGTTACAAAATATATTCTATCCGAGCAAATGATAGCTGCCTCCGGGCAATGCCTTGACGACACCTTTCATCTCAAGTGTAAAGAGAAGGGCGGTAAGGCGGGCTATAGGAAGATTGGTTTTGAGGGTGAGGAGGTTGATTTGCAGGTCGTTTTCGCGTTGAAGCACAGTCACAATCTGCTGTTCTTCACTGCTGAGTTCAGGAAAAAGTTGGCGTTCTATGCCCTCGTTTCGGGCGCGGTTGAGCATATTGTCCTGCCATCCCATGGCATTGACGAAGTCGAAAGCCGACGTGATGAGCGCAGCCTTGTTGTCGCGGATGAGGTTGTTGCAGCCCTCACTATAGGCAGCTCCGACAGCTCCGGGAAAGGCAAAGACATCCCGATTGTACTCTGTAGCGAGGCGTGCCGTGATGAGTGCGCCGCCATGAGAGGCACTTTCAACGACAATGCAGGCGTCGCTCATGCCTGCAACAATACGGTTACGGCGCACGAAGTTCTGTTTGTCGGCATTGGTATGTGTGGCATATTCCGTGAGCAGTCCACCTTGATTGAGCATCTGTTTCGCGGTGTCCCGATGCGCATGGGGATAGAGCATGTCGAGTCCGTGGGCCAGAACAGCCACAGTTTCAAAGCCATTGTCGAGTGCCTGCCGATGTGCATTGATGTCGATACCATAAGCAAGTCCGCTCACAATAAGCGTGTCGGGGCAAAGCTTTCTCAGGTCGGTGACGAACCTTCGGATAAGATCTTGCCCGTAAAGTGTACTGCGTCGTGTGCCCACAACATTGATAATGCGTGGACAGTTGAGGTCGGCCGTGCCTTGATAGAACAGCACAAGCGGTGCATCACAGCATTCGCTGAGACGTCGGGGATAGCGTTCATCGCCTAAACAAAGCACCTGCACGCCGTTGTTTTCAGCCCACTCGAGTTCGGCTTCGGCCCATTTCTGCAAGGAACTGATGTCTTGAAAAGCCTCAACAAGACGCTGTGAAGCCTCAGGAATGAGGCTCCTGATGTCGCAATGCTGTTCGATAACAGGCGTAGCGGCACCCACCCGACGATAGACTTCGAGTATTCCTGCAAGGTTATAGAAACCAATGCGCGAGAGAATCAGCGTGTTGAGTTGTTCCTGTTGGGCTGTCATGGCAAGGTTATTTCTGTTCTTCGGTCTGCCAATAAGGGGCAAAGGCGCGGTCGTAGTCTTCGCTGTTGCCGAGTCGTCCATTGATTAAACAGACCAATTCTACGTCAGCATGGAAACAAAGTCGCTCGTCGTTAGCACGGAAGATGTCGTGATTAAAAACATAGCGCACACCCTCCTTGCGCAGTCCCATGCGTGAGATGAACTCGTCATCACAGCGGAGTGGCGTCTTATAAGCCAACTGCATACGGGCTACAACAGCATCAACTCCTTTCTCATGCATCTGTGCAAAGCTCAGTCCGGCATGCTTCAAGAAGCAGTGTCTGGTGTGTTCGGTGTAGTGAAGATAGTTGGCATTGTTCACAATACCTTCGATATCACATTCGTAGTCGCGCACTTCCATGCGCGTTTCAAAGATGTATTTACTCATAGTTTCTGCTTTAAGTATTTATAACCAATCCTGCATTGCAGGCAATTCTTTTTGTCACAGTATTCATTTTTCAGTTGTATCAGTCCTTGAGAGTCACCGGCATGCATCACCTGCAGACCGCAGTCGCGCCACATTCTGACGATATGGTTGTTCTCAGGTCGCAGCTGTTCGAGAAAATCAAAGGCCCTTTCACAGAATGTTTCCTTGCTGACATGGCGCCCATAAGCAAATAATATCGGCACAACGGTATTGATAATCAACAGTTGGAGCGAAGAAGTGGAGAGTTGCTTCTCGCTGAATTCGCTCGAAATGCCAAAGCTGTAATGCGTCTGCCAATAAAGCGTTACACTGCTTCGGAGGCATTCCATGGCGGCTTTCACTGTCGTGCAATCAAGCAATTGGCT
The nucleotide sequence above comes from Segatella oris. Encoded proteins:
- a CDS encoding acyl-CoA thioesterase, translating into MSKYIFETRMEVRDYECDIEGIVNNANYLHYTEHTRHCFLKHAGLSFAQMHEKGVDAVVARMQLAYKTPLRCDDEFISRMGLRKEGVRYVFNHDIFRANDERLCFHADVELVCLINGRLGNSEDYDRAFAPYWQTEEQK